TCTTATACCAATTCTCTGAATGTTTGCTACAGATCGATCGCCCTTTGTAGTCACCGTTGCTATAGGCGTAGCCTTCCCGCAGGGTAGGGGGACGGCGACAGCCGGGGGTTGATGATATGTCGCCGCTGTATAGAGAATTGCTCTTACGCAACTGGCACGGCAAGCTGAAAATTCTACTTTTAACAGCGGCGATCGCGTGGATATGATATTACTTTTATCTAAAATTTTAAGTGGTGAAGAATTGCCATGATATTACTACCTACATAACCAATTGCTAAAGGAGATTTATCTGATAAAAATGATAAAATTTGATTGAGGATTTGCGGAAGATTTGCGCCGTAAGTTCGCCATAGTTGTTCTCTTAATTGCAGTAAAATTCGATCGCCTGCAATATCATCTGTCCCTGGTCGCAGTAACCAATGAGTTCGTAATACTTTAACATGACTGACATCATTACTCGACACAACTTGATTAATTTCTTGCACCGCACATTCGACTAATTTATCTGTAACAAATTTCATGATTAGTGGTTGCAATGTGAAGGAGTATTCATTTTCACTTGCCCATTTTTCTAATAGCGATCGCTTTTCTAAACCCGCAATTCCTGTTAAAATCTTAGCGGGATCGAGTGAAATTAAAAATTGAGATTGCAACCGACAAAAAGAAATAGGTTCTTGCCAAATTGCTAGCCAATAAAGAATATCTCGCTCTAAATCAGAGAGTTGGTCGAATTGTTGTTGTAGAATATTGTGTAAGCGATCGCCAATTACTAAAGCGTTTTGATTCAGAAAGGCAACGATATTGCTAGCAAATATAGATTGAATTAAGGGAATTACGAGTTTGAGTGCTAAAGGATTACCGCGATAAAGTTTAATCAAAGCTGGTAATCCTAATTCTTTACCTGTAAATCCTTGAGACTGAAAAAGTGCGATCGTATCAATTGTTGATAAACCTTGTAAAGTTAAACAGCTAAATATTTTGGGATTAATATCAATTAAGTTTAGTTTTTCTCGACTGGTGATGATAATGCAGCTTTGGTGACGAGTTTGGTTTAGTTGTTGGATGAATGAATTATAGGCGATCGCATTTTCTTTATTTGACAAAACTGCTTCCAATCCATCTAATATCAGCAAACATCGACGTTGCTGGAATAGTTGAATTAGTTGCTTTATCCCTTTGTCAATATCTTGAATAACTGCGTGATTCAAACTACTAAGAATACTATCTAGCAAAGTAAGCAGAGAAGGATTATTTAGCAGCGATTTCCAAATTAAACAATCAAAATTTGCCTGAATTCTGTCTGCTAAAGTCAACGCCAAAGAAGTTTTGCCAATTCCACCAATCCCAACGATTGTCACTAATTTACAACCATCTGTTATCCACTGTTCTACTTGTTCTAACTCCCGATTTCGTCCGTAAAAATTCTCAATATTTGGTGCTTCATTCCAATCAATCAAGGAATTTGAAACTTGCGCTTCGAGAGTTAAAGAAACATCAGAAAAATCTGCGATTGTTTCCCATTCACTAATACCAACTGCTTGACAAATAGCCATGAAAATGTCTCGTTGAATACGTTCTCCTTGCCAAAATCGTCGTAAAGTAGCCTTAGAAGTGTGAGCATCCTGCCACCAACAAGCAGTGCTAGTCTTCGTCCAACCACGACGTTGGCGTGCTTTGTCTACAATGGTCAATCCTGCTGTTGATGCTTTGAGCGAGTTTGACATATTTTTGAAAAGTGAGCAAGTTGTCTCTATTTTGACTTAACTTAACTTGCTGTTTGTCGGATGTTTTATATTTTATTAAACTTCATCTTGCAGATTTTTTAGGTCATCTAAAGTCAATGGCGATTGGGCGGTATGTCGCACATATAGCACATAGACGGTGACATCTCGAATAGTAAATAGGACTCGATAAATATTTTTGGATTTTCCATAAAGTAACTGCCGCACTTCTTCAGGAAAAATATCGTGTTCAACAGCCAATCCACAGCGTTTTGGCTTCTCTTGAAGTGTTGCAATAGTATTCATCAAGCCGCGAAACCAGCGATCGGCAAATTCAGGATTATGTTCTCGATACCATTGGTAAGCTTG
The genomic region above belongs to Phormidium ambiguum IAM M-71 and contains:
- a CDS encoding type II toxin-antitoxin system RelE/ParE family toxin; its protein translation is MTFQVEITPIAERQIEQAYQWYREHNPEFADRWFRGLMNTIATLQEKPKRCGLAVEHDIFPEEVRQLLYGKSKNIYRVLFTIRDVTVYVLYVRHTAQSPLTLDDLKNLQDEV
- a CDS encoding NB-ARC domain-containing protein, producing the protein MSNSLKASTAGLTIVDKARQRRGWTKTSTACWWQDAHTSKATLRRFWQGERIQRDIFMAICQAVGISEWETIADFSDVSLTLEAQVSNSLIDWNEAPNIENFYGRNRELEQVEQWITDGCKLVTIVGIGGIGKTSLALTLADRIQANFDCLIWKSLLNNPSLLTLLDSILSSLNHAVIQDIDKGIKQLIQLFQQRRCLLILDGLEAVLSNKENAIAYNSFIQQLNQTRHQSCIIITSREKLNLIDINPKIFSCLTLQGLSTIDTIALFQSQGFTGKELGLPALIKLYRGNPLALKLVIPLIQSIFASNIVAFLNQNALVIGDRLHNILQQQFDQLSDLERDILYWLAIWQEPISFCRLQSQFLISLDPAKILTGIAGLEKRSLLEKWASENEYSFTLQPLIMKFVTDKLVECAVQEINQVVSSNDVSHVKVLRTHWLLRPGTDDIAGDRILLQLREQLWRTYGANLPQILNQILSFLSDKSPLAIGYVGSNIMAILHHLKF